A region of the Brachybacterium sacelli genome:
CCAACGCGGCATCGGCATCGGTATGTGGCAGGAAGCAATCCTGAATCATGATCTGCATGCTCGAAGGGTAGCCCTGCCCGACCTGAAGTCGCTTATCGATTCCTGACCGGTCTGCTCGCGATTTTCGCGACGCACGGTCGAAGACCCGGCGCTCTCGCGCTATCGCGATACTCGCTCGGTGGCATGCCGACCAACTCGTTGAAACGTGTGCTGAACGTCGGCACCGAGGAGAAGCCGACCAGGTGAGCAGCTTCGGTGACACGTAGATCGCCGCGTCGCAGCAGTGTCATCGCACGCTCGATACGTCGCGTCATCAGGTAGGAGTACGGCGGCTCGCCATACACACGAGAGAACTCACGGCTGAGGTGCCCGGCGGACATGTGCACCTGCCGAGCCAGAGCCCCCACGTCCAGGGGCTCGGCGTAGTAGCGGTCGATCCGGTCCCGTACACGCCGCATCCGCGTCAGAGCGGAGAGGTCCTGCTCGCGCTGAGGCTGCACCCCGCGATTGTCCCATCCCGGGCACGACATGGAGCACGAGAAGGATTGAGGTGCGGTGCGACCTGCGAAGGGCCCGAACGGTCCGTAAGGATCCCTGGCGGAACCCGAGTCCCACGTTCGTCGGTCACCCCTTGACGGAGCCGGCTGTCATGCCCCGCACCAGGAAGCGCTGCAGGGCGAAGAAGACGATCATCGGGATCACCATCGAGATGAAGGCGCCGGCGGTGAGGAGCTCGGCGCCCTGCCCCTGGGTGCCCAGCATCTGCTGCAGGTTCACGATGATCGTCTTGTTCTCGCCGCCGCCCAGGAACAGCTTGGCGATGAGCAGGTCGTTCCACACCCACAGGAACTGCAGGGTGGCGAAGGCTGCGATCGCCGGGGAGGACATCGGCGCGACCAGACGCCAGAACGTCTGGAAGTGCGAGGCGCCGTCGATCTTCGCGCTCTCGACGATTGAGCCCGGCAGGGTGGTCATGTAGTTGCGCAGGATGTACACCGCCAACGGCATGCCGAAGCCGGTGTGCAGCATCCACACCGCCACGAACTGCCCGTTGATCCCGAGTCCGCGCGGGCCCAGCAGATCCAGCATCGGCTGGAAGGACACCTGGATCGGGACCACCATCAGCGCGACGATGAGGATGAACAGCACGTCCTTGCCGGGGAAGCTGATGAACGTGAATGCGTAGGCGGCGAAGGCCGCGAACATGATCGGCAGCACCGTCGCCGGGACCGCTACCACGACCGAGTTGATCAGCGAGCCGGTCACGGTGGGATCCGTGAGCACCTGGGCGTAGTTCTCCAGGGTCCAGCCGCCCTTCCACAGGCCGGTCCACCAGCCGGTGCCGGCCGCCGCTTCCCGGGAGCGGAAGCTCGTCACCAGCAGACCGATCGTGGGGATCGTCCACAGGATCACGAGGATCGGCATGATGATCATCGCGACGGGGGAGCGCTTGCGCCCGTCCTTCATGGTCCCTCTCGCCGCCCCGTTCATCGGTTCGCCTCCTGCTGTCTGAAGCTCCTGACCTGGTAGACGAGGATCGGCAGGACGAGGATCAGGAGCACGACCACGATGGCCGAGGCCTGCCCGGCCTGCTGATCGGTGAACAGCTTCCGGAAGAAGAGGTTCGCGATCACGTCGGAGTCGTACAGACCGTTGGTCGTGACGTAGATGAGGTCGAAGACCTTCAGCACCAGGATCAGCACCGTGATCAGCACGGCGATGAGCGTGGGCCTGACCTGGGGGAACACGATCTGCCAGAAGATTCGGATCTCGCTGGCGCCGTCCACGCGACCCGCCTCGACCGTGTCCTCGGGGACCCCCTTGATCGCCGAGCTGATCAGCACCATCGCGAAGCCGGTCTGCAGCCATATCAGGATCACCATGAGCGCCAGCGAGTTCAGCCGGGCGGTGTCGATCTGATACCAGGGCTGGGGCTCGCCGCCGACGGCGGTCACGATCGCGTTCAGCAGGCCCGTCTGGGCCTCACCAGGGGAGTTGTAGGCGTACACCAGTCCCCAGATCGTCGCGGCGCCGACGAAGCTGATCGCCATCGGCAGGAAGATCATCGACTTCCCGACGTTCTCCCCGGCGGGGGAGAGCTTGTCTGCCAGCACCGCGACGGCGAGGCCGAAGGCGACCGTGAGCACGGGGACGATGAGGATCCACAGGAAGTTGTTCAGCAGGGTGGACCAGAAGTGGGCGCTGGAGAAGATGGCCCGGTAGTTCTCCAGTCCCACCCAGCCGGTGGAATCGTCGTTCGCGAAGGAGTACACGATCGTCTGCACCGTCGGGTACAGCAGGAAGATGCCGATCAGACTGAACCCCGGCAGCAGGAACGCGTAGGGGATGAGGCCGGCGGCGAACCTCGCGGGGAAGCCCTCGATGCAGATGTTCAGGAAATAGAAGAACACCAGGGAGCCGAGGATCCCGACGACCAGGCCCAGGATCCCGATGAGGATCCCGGAGCTCGCGAACCACTGCGGGTAGTAGGCGAAGGCGAGGAACGCGTTGCAGACGAACCAGGCCGTGATCGCCATGCCGAGTGCCCCGACGATCACGCGCACGGGGCGGGCCGTGCGACGCGGCTGCTCGTCCGTCCCCGTGGGGGCGGGACCGTCCGGTTCCTGCCGCGTGCGGGTCGCGGTGGTCATTGCGGCCACCCGTTCTCGATCTCGTCGCAGACCTCCTGGGAGGTCTTCGAGCCCTGCAGCCACTGGACCATGCCGGTCCAGAAGGAGCCGCCGCCGACCGCCGTCGGCATCAGGTCCGAGCCGTCGTACCGGAACGCCGCCGCCTCCGAGGCGATCGCGGCGATCTGCCGGGTGATCTCGGAGGAGTACAGCGACTGGTCGAAGGTGCGGTGGGGGCTCAGCCAGCCGCCGGCTTGCGCCCACTCCTTCCCGAACACGTCCGAGGTCAGGAACTCCATGACCTTCACGGTGTCGTCGTTGAGGGCGAACAGCGTGGCGAGGTCTCCGCCGCCCAGGATCGGCTGGCCGTCGAAGCCGCCCTCCCAGGTGGGCATCGCGTAGACGCCGACCTCCTCGTCCATGTTCGCCTGGACGTCCTCGGGGAAGAATCCGGTGACGAAGTTCCCCTGGCGCACGAGCATCGCCGTCGGCGGGTCGTCGAACAGGGGCAACGGGGCCTCGGAGAAGGGGGTGTTGATGATGGCGTCGGTGCCTCCCAGCACGTTGCCCTCGCCCTTGAGCAGGTCACCGACGAGGTCGAAGACGTCCACCACCTCCTTCGCGTTGAAGGGGATACGGTGCTGGACCCAGTCGTCGTAGACCACAGGGCCGTGGACGCGGAGCATGAACTCCTCGATCCAGTCGGTGCCCACCCAGCCGGTCGACTGGTCGGCACCCCAGCCGTCGGACCACGGCGCGATACCGGAGGCCTTGATCTCGTCGGTGATCTGGTAGAGCTCCTGCATCGTGGCGGGCTTGTCCGCGTAGCCGCCCTCCTCGTACGCCTGCTTCGGGTACCAGATCAGCGACTTGCAGGCCATGCGCATCGGAGCGCCGTAGACGCGCCCCTGCAGTCGGGCCGAGTCCAGGAACCCGGGGATCAGGGTCGAGTTCAGCCGGTCGTAGTCCAGGTACACGTCGATCGGGGTGATCATGCCCTTCTCCGCGAGGTCGAACATGCCACCGGGCTGCGGGAACAGTGCGATGTCGGGCGGATCGCCCGCCCCGGCACGCTGCTGGATGGTGTTGGTGAAGTCCGAGTCCGGCGTGTAGTTGATGGTGATCCCGGAGTCGGACTGGAAGGTCTCGAGCGCGGCGAGGAAGCCGTCCCGCTCCTGGCCGCCGAACTGACCGAGGACGGACACCGTCCCGGAGCCGGGGGTGTCGCCCGGGGTGTACCGCTCGACGGGCCCGCCGCCGTCCGTGCCCCCTGGATCCGGGTTCTGCAGGCATCCGGTCATCCCGAGAGCCGCGGTGGCCGCGGCCCCGGACATGACCGCCCGCCGACTGAGACGTCGATCCATGATCACTCCTTCGTGAGTCAACAACGAGCTCCTGGTCACACTCTAGGCGGACGGTTTCCCGACCCGAGGTGCGAGGCCCTCTCGGGACCGACTCGATGCCTCCCCGTGACCTGCGGTGGCCGGAGGGGACGGGATGTGACCGGAGGCGTCCGCCTACTCGCAGGATACGCGCACCTTGTCGGATTTGTCCGCTCCTGCGGGCGGGGAGGTGACGACCGCCCGCGGGAACCGCGTCACTCGGCATGCGACAGGGGCACGGACCAGGCGATGGTCCGTGCCCCTGAGGCGTGGTGGATCCGGCCCTCACGGGGCCGGTGGTCTCACTTCTTCGTCGTCGTGGTCTTCTTCCGCGTGGTGGTGCGCTTGGCGGGAGCCTTCTTCGTCGCCGGAACCTTCGCCCGCTTGTCCGCGAGCTTCTCGATGGCGACCTGCTCGGTGATCTCCTCGACCGACTCCGTCGCCCGGAGGGAGACGTTCGTGGCCCCGTCGGTGATGTACGGGCCGAAGCGGCCGTCCTTGATCACGATCGGCTTCTCGCTGGTCGGGTCGGTGCCGAGCTCCTTCAGCGGAGGCTTGGCGGCGGCGCGGCCGCGCGTCTTGGGCTGCGCGTAGAGCTTCTCGGCCTCCTCCATGGTGACGGTGAACAGCTGCTCCTCGGACTCCAGAGAGCGGGAGTCCGTCCCCTTCTTGAGGTAGGGGCCGTAGCGACCGTTCTGTGCTGTGACCTGCGTGCCGTCCTCTGTCGTGCCCACCACGCGCGGTAGGCTGAGAAGCTTCAGGGCATCCTCGAGGGTGACGGTGGCCAGATCCATCGACTTCAGCAGGGAGCCGGTGCGGGGCTTGGGCTTCTTCGACCGTGCCGAGGGCTTCTGCGTCGTGTCCCCGTCGTCGTCCGGCAGCACCTCGGTGACGTAGGGACCGAAGCGGCCGTCCTTGGCGACGATCTCGTGACCGGTCCCGGGGTCGGTGCCCAGCACTCGCCCGTCGTCCTTCGCCCGCTCCAGCATCTCCTTCGCCGTGGCGACGGTCAGCTCGTCGGGGGCGACGTCGTCGGGGACGGAGGAGCGCTGCGGGGCGGCATCCTCGATCAGCTCCCCGTTCTCGTCACGCGCCGCCCTTTCGACATAGGCGCCGTAGCGGCCCACGCGCAGCGTGATGCCCTCCCCGATCTCGATGCTGTTGATCGCGCGGGCGTCGATGTCGCCCAGGTCGTCGACCATGCGCTTGAGGCCGATGGGACCGTTCTCGCCGTCCCCGCGGTAGAACTCCTCGAGATACTGCTTGCGACCCAGCTCGCCCTGGGCCATGCGGTCCAGCTGCTGCTCCATCTGGGCGGTGAAGTCGTAGTCGATGAACGCCCCGAAGTGCTCCTCCAGCAGCCGCACCACGGCGAAGGCGGTCCAGCTGGGCACCAACGCGCTGCCGCGGCGCAGCACGTAGCCGCGGTCCTGCACGGTCGCGACGGTGGAGGCGTAGGTCGAGGGACGGCCGATGCCACGCTCCTCCAGCGCCCGCACCAGCGAGGCCTCGGTGAAGCGCGGCGGCGGCGTCGTGGAGTGGCCGTCCGGCGTCAGCTCGCGGGTGTCGAGCGCCTGACCCTCCTCCATCTGCGGCAGACGCTTGTCGCCGCTGCCCTCGGCGTCCTCGTTGCCGTACCGGGTGGCATCGCGGCCCTCCTCGTAGGCGGCGAGGAAGCCGCGGAAGGTGATCACGGTGCCGGCGGCGCGGAAGGTCGCGGTCCGCCCGGACTGCTCCAGGGAGAGCTCGACGGTGGAGGTGGTGCCCTTGGCATCGGCCATCTGCGAGGCGACGGTGCGCTTCCAGATCAGCTCGTACAGGCGGAACTCGTCGCCCGAGAGCTGGCCGGCCACGTCGGCGGGGGTGCGGAAGCGGTCCCCGGCCGGGCGGATCGCCTCGTGCGCCTCCTGCGCGCTCTGGGACTTGGTCTGGTAGTAGCGCGGCTTGTCCGGCACGTACTGGGAGCCGTAGAGCTCGGCAGCCTGACCGCGGGAGGCCTTGATCGCTTCCCCGGAGAGCGTGACCGAATCGGTACGCATGTAGGTGATGTAGCCGTTCTCGTACAGGGACTGCGCGACGCGCATCGCCTGTCGCGCCCCGAGGCGGAGCTTGCGCGAGGCCTCCTGCTGCAGCGAGGAGGTGGTGAACGGCGCGGCCGGCCGACGGGTGTATGGCTTCGACTCCAGAGCCGTGACCGTGGCCGGGGCAGCGGTGAGGGCCTCGACGAGAGTCTTCGTGGACTCCTCGGTCAGCACGGTGGCGGCCTGCGCCTTCGGCTTCAGGGTGCCGTTGTCGGCGAAGTCGCTGCCGGTGGCGACGCGGGCACCGTCGACGGTGGCGATCTTGGCGGTGAACTGCCCGGACTCCGCGGCGAAGGTGCCGGTCACATCCCAGTAGTCGGCGGCGACGAAGGCCATCCGCTCGCGCTCGCGCTCGACGACGAGGCGGGTCGCGACCGACTGCACGCGCCCGGCCGACAGGGACGGCTTGATCTTGCGCCACAGCACCGGGGACAGCTCGAAGCCGACCAGGCGATCCAGGATGCGCCGGGTCTCCTGCGCATCGACCAGGTGGGAGTCGATCTCGCGGGTGTTCTCCAGTGCGCCGCGGATCGCATCCTGCGTGATCTCGTGGAACACCATGCGCTTGACCGGCAGGGACTTCTTGGGCTTGAGGGTCTCCAGCAGATGCCAGGCGATGGCCTCTCCCTCGCGGTCCTCATCCGTGGCGAGGTAGAGGGTGTCGGCGTCCTTGAGGGCCTTCTTCAGGTCCGCGACGGTCTTCTTCTTGTCGGGGCTGACGATGTAGTACGGGTCGAAGCCGTCCTCCACGTCGACGCCGAACCGCCCGTAGGGGCCCTTCTTCATCTCGGCAGGCAGATCACGCGGCACCGGGATGTCTCGGATGTGTCCCACCGATGCCTGCACGATGAAGTCGTCGCCCAGGTACCGGCCGATGGTGCGGGCCTTCGCAGGGGACTCGACGATCACCAGATGCCGTCCGCCAGTCACGTTGATATGTCCTTCCTCGCCGCGTCGCGTCGCGGCCCGTCCGCCGTAGCTGAATGCCGTGGTCCGGGGTCCGCCGGACGCTCCCGAGCGCTCGGCGATTGCTCACGGTACACGGTCACCGGAGCGACTCCTGTGTGAGATCGGCGTGCGCAGCAGGAGCACCAGCGCCATCCACGCCGTCGTGCCGCCGCCGATCAGCGACGCCGTGGCGAGGAAGGATCCCAGCTGCTGGTCGACGTCCTCGAGGTCCAGCGGTCGTTGCAGGGTGCCGAGCTCGAAGGCGCCGTAGGCCAGACCCGCGAACCCTGCCAGTACCAGTACCGCGGCGATCACCGCATCGGGACGTGACATGCGCAGACGCTGCGGAGCGCCGGCGTCGGCGGTGCCCGGGCCCTCGCGGCGCCGCCGGCCGTGCCCGGGGGCGGGTGCGGCGCGGGTGAGGCGATGGCGGGTGTGGAGGCCGTCGAGGAACAGGACCAGGAAGGTCCAGGCGGCGACGATCACGATCGCGCCGACGACGTCGCTGGGACGGTGCCAGCCCAGCACCAGCGTCCCGATGCCGGCCGCGGCGGTCCACACCGCACCCAGCGGGGCCAGGACCACGCGCGCCCGGCCCGAGGCGAGCACGACGGCGACCGTCGCCGCCGCGGCGAGGGTGGTGTGCCCGGAGGGGAAGGAGTTCGGGGTGATGTCGATGCCGGGCCCCAGCGCTTCGCGGGAGACCACCAGGTGCTTGACGATCTGGGTGGTGACGTTCGCGCCGATGGTCAGCAGCGCCAGCGGGAGCAGCAGCGCGAGGCGCCGGCGCAGCAGCACCAGCACGACGGAGGCCGCGAGCAGGCCGGCCATCACCGGGGTGCTCACCGTGCCCACGGCGGTCGCCGCGTACCGGGCCAGGGTCCCCTCCTCGTCCTGGGCGCCCGAGAGGATCAGCTGGTCCAGGCGCTGTCCGCTCGCAGTGCCCACCGCGGTGCGGGCCAGCAGCACGATCAGGGTGGCACTGACGGCCGCGGCCAGCAGTGCGAGCAGCGGACGGGCGGTGGCGCCGCGAGGTCGCGGTGACGGCGACGCGGCCCGGGTGCGGGAGGGATCGCTCACAGGCTCACCATCCCGGTGACCACGAGATCCCGCACGAGCGGCAGCACCCGTTCGCGGGCCTGGTCCGGGTCGTCGTCGGTCAGGGCGCACACCGCGGCGAGCACCTGGCCGAGGGTGAGGGTGCCGTCGAGGGCGCCGACGGTCGCGGCCAGGACCTGATCGGCGCGGACCACCCGGGCGAGACCAGCACCCTGGGCCAGCTCGATCAGCATCGGATCCCAGGCACCGGGCGTGAGATGACGGCGCTCGAGCACGTCCGCGGCGCGCACGAGCCGGCGCGCCTCGAGCGACTCGTCGTCGAGGTCCGCGAGGACGTCGAGTGCGGTCAGGCCGTCGGCGAGGTGGGTGGCCAGCGACCCCGTGCCGGTGCCGGTGGCCACCTCGGTGCGCAGCACACCGCGCCGGAAGGAGGTATCGGTGCCGGGCGCGGCCGGGGAAGCGTGCGGGGCCCGGCCGGGGCGACGCAGCAGGAGGTAGCCGAAGCCGATGCCGTCGACGTCGCGAGCGGCGAAATCCTCGAGCCAGGAGCCCAGCAGCGTGGCCCACCGGGGGTCGCGGTCGGTGATGCCGGCGTCGCGGGCCCACGTCTCCGCGTACTGCGCGGGGTCCTCCTGCTCGCGCTGGATCACCCAGGTGTCGACCCCGTCGGCCGCGGCGGTCTCCGACCAGGCACGGGGGTGGGCGTCCCAGGCGGCCCCGTCGGTGATCTCCCAGTTGCCGAGCAGGACGGCGCGGCCGTCTGCGGCGAGGTGCCCGGGCAGGGCGGTCAACAGCTCTGCCAGCAGGGTGTCGCCGGCGCGGCCGCCGTCGCGGTAGGTCCACACCGTGGGGTCGTGATCGGCGGAACGGACCGAGTTCCCGCGAGGGGTGATGACGAAGGGCGGGTTGGAGACGATCAGGTCGAAGGTCTCGCCGGCGACCGGCTCCAGCAGGGAGCCCTGGCGCAGCTCGAGGTCGATCCCGTTGAGCGCGGCGTTGAAGGCGGCGAAGGCAAGTGCCCGTGCGGACAGATCCGTGGCGACCACCCGCTCGGCGTGGCGGGTGGCGTGCATCGCCTGGATCCCACCGCCGCAGCCGAGGTCCAGCACCGACCCCACCGGCTGGCGCGGCGTGATCCGTGCCAGGGTCAGCGAGGCGCCGCCCACGCCCAGGACGTGCTCGGGCCCCAGTTCTCGGCCGGTCGCCAGTTCCGAGAGGTCCGAGGCGATCCACCAGGTGATCTCGCCCGCATCGTCGCTCGCGGAGTAGGGGGACAGGTCGATCAGGGCGCGCAGCGGGGTGTCGGGGTCGTCGTCGGTGTGGTCCTCGCCCCCGGACGGCCCTGGAGCGGAGGCGGGGCCGAGCAGCCCCAGCTGCAGGGCGCCCTCGACACCGAGCGTGGGCAGAGCTCGCTGCACCAGTGAGCGCGGCACCAGGACGCCCAGGGTGAACAGTCGCAGCAGCACCGCGGCGGGCTCGCGCAGAGGAGCCAGCACGCGGCGGGCCGGGACCGCGTTCTCCCGGGCCAGTGCCGAGGCGGCGACGGGGCCCAGCAGGGCCTCGGTGGCCTCGCTCGTGTACGGAGCGGCGAGCAGATCGGCACGCAGGGCGGCGATCTGCGACGGCAGCGTCCTCGGGGGAGCCGATGGTGCGTCGGGTGGCATGGCTACGATTGTGCCCCAGCCACCTGGCGCGGACCGGGAGACCGGGTGTGCACCATGGAGAGGGATCGAGGAGCGGATGCGGGCAGGCAGAGCGGCCGACCTCCTGGCCGACCTTTCGCAGCCGCTGATCCGCAGGACGTGCCTCACCCATGTCGAGGAGCGCCCTGCGCGGGCCGGCCGCCGAGGCAGCTTCCCCGACTGGGTGGACCCGCGCCTGCTCGAGCATCTGGGGGAGCGGGGGATCACCGCGCCGTGGACCCATCAGGAGCAGGCGGCGCAGCTGGCGCACGAGGGGACGAACGTGGTCCTCGCCACCGCGACCGCCTCCGGCAAGTCGCTGGCCTACCTCCTGCCGGTGCTCACCGCCGTCGGTGCCCGGGAGCTCGACCCCGCGGCGCGTCGTGCCACCGCCCTGTACCTCTCCCCGACCAAGGCGCTGGCCGCTGACCAGCTGACCAACATCACTGCGATGTCCGACGGGGCGGGGATCCGCGACGCCCGGATCGCGGTCTACGACGGCGACACCCCGAGCGAGCAGCGGCGCTGGGTGCGGCGTCACGGCACGGTGGTGCTGACCAACCCCGACATGCTGCACTTCGGGATCCTCCCCGGGCACGAGCAGTGGGCGAGCTTCTTCCGGGCGCTGCGCTACGTGGTCATCGACGAGTGCCACAGCTACCGGGGCGTGTTCGGCGGTCACGTGTCGATGGTGATGCGGCGACTGCGACGGATCGCGGCGCACTATCGCGCCGAACCCACGTTCATCCTGGCTTCCGCCACGACCGCGAATCCCGAGCTGTCGGCGAGCCGACTGATCGGTCAGGACGTCACCCCGGTCACCGAGGACGCCTCGCCCCGCGCCGGGCTGACGGTGGGCCTGTGGGAGCCGGGCACCCGTACCCGGGTCGACGGTCGAGGCCCGGGCGGCGCGCCGGAGACCCCTTCCGGTCCGGCCGCGACTGCGACGGCGGATCCCGACAGGGCCGGGGACGATGCCGTGGGGGTCGGCGCCGTCGACCCCGGAGAGGCCGGGGGAGAGGGCGGAAGCATCGGCGGCCCGGGGAGCCGTCCCGATGCCGAGGAACCGCTGCGCCGCTCGGCCACCAGCGAGGCCTCGGCCCTTCTCGCCGACCTCGTCGAGCAGGAGGTCCAGACCCTCGTCTTCGCCCGTTCCCGGCGCGGGGCGGAGCTCGTCTCGAGCGGGGCACGGCGCCTGCTCGAGCAGAAGTCCGAGCGCTCCCACTCCCCGCAGCTCGCCGATCGGGCGCAGCGGGTGGCCGCCTATCGCGGCGGCTACCTGGCCCGGGAGCGCCGGGAGCTCGAGGACGCACTGCGCTCCGGGGAGCTCAAGGCGCTGGCCTCGACGAATGCGCTCGAGCTGGGCATCGACATCGCCGGACTGGACGCCGTGGTGATCGCCGGCTGGCCCGGCACCCGCGCCTCCCTGTGGCAGCAGTTCGGCCGTGCCGGGCGCCGCCAGGAGCGCGGCGGCGACGCGCTGGCGCTGTTCGTCGCGCGGGAGGATCCGCTGGACACCTATGTCGTCCACCATCCCGAGACCGTGTTCGGCGCGGAGGTCGAGGCGGCGGTCTTCGACCCCTCGAATCCCTACGTGATGACGCCCCACCTGTGCGCCGCGGCCTCCGAGCTCGCGATCCGCGACGGCGAGGAGGAGATCTTCGGACCCACCGCGCGGGAGCTGCTGTCCACCCTGGCCGCCCGGGGCGTGCTGCGTGCGAGACCGACCGGCTGGTACTGGACCTTGACCGAGTCCGCGCACGAGCTGACCGACCTGCGCGGCAGCGGCGGTGAACCGGTGCGGATCGTCGAGGAGTCCAGCGGCACCCTGCTCGGCACCGTCGACGCCGCCAGCGCCCACACCCAGGTCCACGACGGCGCCGTCTACCTCCATCAGCGCACGAGCTACGTCGTCCGCCACCTCGACGTCGAGCGCGCGGTCGCCTTCGTCCGCCGCGAGGACCCGCTGCACTCCACCCACCCGCAGTCCTCCTCGACCATCCGCATCCGCCAGACGGACCGCGAGATCGCCTGGTCGGGCGGCGTGCAGCTGTGCTTCGGCACCGTCGACGTCACCGACCAGGTCACCGGTTACCAGGTGCGTGACGTGTTCACGCAGACGGTGCTCGCCCAGCACCCGCTCGACCTGCCTCCGCGCACCCTGACCACGAAGGCCGTCTGGTGGGTGATCCCCCGAACACGGACCGACGGTGCGGAGATCCCCGGCGAGGAGCTGCCCGGCGCCCTGCACGCGGCCGAGCATGCGGCGATCTCGATGCTGCCGCTGCTGGCGACCTGCGACCGCTGGGACATCGGCGGGGTCTCGGCCGCCCAGCACGAGGACACCGGCGAGCCGACGATCTTCGTCTACGACGGCGCCCCGGGCGGTGCCGGATTCGCCGAGCGCGGGGCGGACGACGCCGAGGCGTGGGTGCGGGCGACCGCCGACATGATCGCCGAGTGCGGGTGCGAGGCGGGCTGCCCCGCCTGCGTCGTCTCGCCCAAGTGCGGCAACGGCAACGAGCCGCTGTCCAAGCCGGAGGCCCAGAAGCTGCTGCAGCTGCTGCACCCCTGAGCTCATGGGAGTTCCTCGGGCCCGGGGCCGGCCCGGGCCCTGGCACCCGCCGGCGGCAGCGGCGAGGCATCGACCTCGACCCGCACCAGCACGTCCCAGTCGCGACGCTCGCAGCTGGTCAACCGGGCACCGTTGCGGGAAGCGACTTCGGCCGCCACCGTGCAGGGCTGCGTGCTCGCCGCGGCGAGGGCGTCGGCCCCGGCGAGGGCGGCGAGGTCCGCGGCAGTGGCCGCCTGCGAGGTCGCCAGCACCCCTGTGCCCAGCAGCGACAGGCCCGCCACGGCCGCGGTCGCGGCCCCGGTCCAGGCCAGTACTCCAGCGGCCCCGGTGCTCACGGTCCACCGCCGGCGATCAGATGCGGTTCCCGTCGCGCCTCGGCGTCGGCCGACAGCTCCCAGTGCGCCCCCGCCAGCGGACCGGTGGGGGCTTCCAGGGATCGGGTGACGTCCACCCGCACCCAGACCCCGGTGCCCGAGACCTGCACGTGAGTGCCCTCGCCGCCTATCCGCTGGGCGATGGCGATCGCGGCAGAGGCGTCCTCGCCCCGAGCCAGCTCGCGGGCGGCGCCGCGGGCCGCGCTC
Encoded here:
- a CDS encoding helix-turn-helix transcriptional regulator, yielding MRRVRDRIDRYYAEPLDVGALARQVHMSAGHLSREFSRVYGEPPYSYLMTRRIERAMTLLRRGDLRVTEAAHLVGFSSVPTFSTRFNELVGMPPSEYRDSARAPGLRPCVAKIASRPVRNR
- a CDS encoding carbohydrate ABC transporter permease, whose protein sequence is MNGAARGTMKDGRKRSPVAMIIMPILVILWTIPTIGLLVTSFRSREAAAGTGWWTGLWKGGWTLENYAQVLTDPTVTGSLINSVVVAVPATVLPIMFAAFAAYAFTFISFPGKDVLFILIVALMVVPIQVSFQPMLDLLGPRGLGINGQFVAVWMLHTGFGMPLAVYILRNYMTTLPGSIVESAKIDGASHFQTFWRLVAPMSSPAIAAFATLQFLWVWNDLLIAKLFLGGGENKTIIVNLQQMLGTQGQGAELLTAGAFISMVIPMIVFFALQRFLVRGMTAGSVKG
- a CDS encoding carbohydrate ABC transporter permease, translated to MTTATRTRQEPDGPAPTGTDEQPRRTARPVRVIVGALGMAITAWFVCNAFLAFAYYPQWFASSGILIGILGLVVGILGSLVFFYFLNICIEGFPARFAAGLIPYAFLLPGFSLIGIFLLYPTVQTIVYSFANDDSTGWVGLENYRAIFSSAHFWSTLLNNFLWILIVPVLTVAFGLAVAVLADKLSPAGENVGKSMIFLPMAISFVGAATIWGLVYAYNSPGEAQTGLLNAIVTAVGGEPQPWYQIDTARLNSLALMVILIWLQTGFAMVLISSAIKGVPEDTVEAGRVDGASEIRIFWQIVFPQVRPTLIAVLITVLILVLKVFDLIYVTTNGLYDSDVIANLFFRKLFTDQQAGQASAIVVVLLILVLPILVYQVRSFRQQEANR
- a CDS encoding ABC transporter substrate-binding protein yields the protein MDRRLSRRAVMSGAAATAALGMTGCLQNPDPGGTDGGGPVERYTPGDTPGSGTVSVLGQFGGQERDGFLAALETFQSDSGITINYTPDSDFTNTIQQRAGAGDPPDIALFPQPGGMFDLAEKGMITPIDVYLDYDRLNSTLIPGFLDSARLQGRVYGAPMRMACKSLIWYPKQAYEEGGYADKPATMQELYQITDEIKASGIAPWSDGWGADQSTGWVGTDWIEEFMLRVHGPVVYDDWVQHRIPFNAKEVVDVFDLVGDLLKGEGNVLGGTDAIINTPFSEAPLPLFDDPPTAMLVRQGNFVTGFFPEDVQANMDEEVGVYAMPTWEGGFDGQPILGGGDLATLFALNDDTVKVMEFLTSDVFGKEWAQAGGWLSPHRTFDQSLYSSEITRQIAAIASEAAAFRYDGSDLMPTAVGGGSFWTGMVQWLQGSKTSQEVCDEIENGWPQ
- the topA gene encoding type I DNA topoisomerase, whose product is MTGGRHLVIVESPAKARTIGRYLGDDFIVQASVGHIRDIPVPRDLPAEMKKGPYGRFGVDVEDGFDPYYIVSPDKKKTVADLKKALKDADTLYLATDEDREGEAIAWHLLETLKPKKSLPVKRMVFHEITQDAIRGALENTREIDSHLVDAQETRRILDRLVGFELSPVLWRKIKPSLSAGRVQSVATRLVVERERERMAFVAADYWDVTGTFAAESGQFTAKIATVDGARVATGSDFADNGTLKPKAQAATVLTEESTKTLVEALTAAPATVTALESKPYTRRPAAPFTTSSLQQEASRKLRLGARQAMRVAQSLYENGYITYMRTDSVTLSGEAIKASRGQAAELYGSQYVPDKPRYYQTKSQSAQEAHEAIRPAGDRFRTPADVAGQLSGDEFRLYELIWKRTVASQMADAKGTTSTVELSLEQSGRTATFRAAGTVITFRGFLAAYEEGRDATRYGNEDAEGSGDKRLPQMEEGQALDTRELTPDGHSTTPPPRFTEASLVRALEERGIGRPSTYASTVATVQDRGYVLRRGSALVPSWTAFAVVRLLEEHFGAFIDYDFTAQMEQQLDRMAQGELGRKQYLEEFYRGDGENGPIGLKRMVDDLGDIDARAINSIEIGEGITLRVGRYGAYVERAARDENGELIEDAAPQRSSVPDDVAPDELTVATAKEMLERAKDDGRVLGTDPGTGHEIVAKDGRFGPYVTEVLPDDDGDTTQKPSARSKKPKPRTGSLLKSMDLATVTLEDALKLLSLPRVVGTTEDGTQVTAQNGRYGPYLKKGTDSRSLESEEQLFTVTMEEAEKLYAQPKTRGRAAAKPPLKELGTDPTSEKPIVIKDGRFGPYITDGATNVSLRATESVEEITEQVAIEKLADKRAKVPATKKAPAKRTTTRKKTTTTKK
- a CDS encoding phosphatase PAP2 family protein translates to MSDPSRTRAASPSPRPRGATARPLLALLAAAVSATLIVLLARTAVGTASGQRLDQLILSGAQDEEGTLARYAATAVGTVSTPVMAGLLAASVVLVLLRRRLALLLPLALLTIGANVTTQIVKHLVVSREALGPGIDITPNSFPSGHTTLAAAATVAVVLASGRARVVLAPLGAVWTAAAGIGTLVLGWHRPSDVVGAIVIVAAWTFLVLFLDGLHTRHRLTRAAPAPGHGRRRREGPGTADAGAPQRLRMSRPDAVIAAVLVLAGFAGLAYGAFELGTLQRPLDLEDVDQQLGSFLATASLIGGGTTAWMALVLLLRTPISHRSRSGDRVP